One window of Trifolium pratense cultivar HEN17-A07 linkage group LG5, ARS_RC_1.1, whole genome shotgun sequence genomic DNA carries:
- the LOC123885325 gene encoding uncharacterized protein LOC123885325 — MKDTSKVIIGVTLAMVITLAFVIALILVLLAELYCSLLLRRHKNKNTNTHQTLNNTKTTLTNVSPSQVSNFSNIYSQGVLQAPRNILFPKEQQQNNLHHQVIHIETFQESLISSPTLSMSHFTSRAPPQQQQQQPQKNTTHEANVCEISCLEEKNQLVYISNPIYENEDGKESGLDTPFETPNSSPSHLEKSDSSCDDVEAEIQVEVDSPCYTPPLTPMKKLDAEACSVSLVRSLGTTNGSDSIISRSINGLSSSSSVSASTSPSW, encoded by the coding sequence atgaaagaCACATCCAAAGTTATCATTGGAGTAACCTTAGCAATGGTTATAACCCTTGCTTTTGTTATTGCTCTCATTTTAGTTCTTCTAGCTGAACTCTATTGTTCTCTTTTACTTCGCcgccacaaaaacaaaaacaccaaCACTCATCAAACCTTAAACAACACAAAAACTACCTTAACCAATGTTTCTCCTTCACAAGTATCAAATTTTAGCAACATTTATTCACAAGGTGTTCTTCAAGCTCCAAGAAACATTCTTTTTCCTaaagaacaacaacaaaataaccTTCATCATCAAGTGATTCATATTGAAACATTTCAAGAATCATTAATTTCATCACCAACACTATCAATGTCACATTTTACATCAAGAGCaccaccacaacaacaacaacaacaacctcaaAAAAACACAACCCATGAAGCTAATGTTTGTGAAATTTCATgtcttgaagaaaaaaatcaacttGTTTACATTTCAAATCCCATTTATGAAAATGAAGATGGAAAAGAAAGTGGTTTAGATACACCATTTGAAACACCTAATTCTTCACCTTCTCATTTAGAAAAAAGTGATTCTTCTTGTGATGATGTTGAAGCTGAAATTCAAGTTGAAGTTGATTCACCTTGTTATACACCACCTTTGACACCAATGAAGAAGCTAGATGCAGAGGCTTGTTCTGTTTCTCTTGTTAGGTCCTTAGGTACTACAAATGGAAGTGATTCTATAATTTCACGTAGTATTAATGgtctttcttcttcatcttctgttTCAGCTTCTACTTCTCCTTCTTGGTGA